GCTGTGCGCGAGCTGGTAGAGGCCGTGATGAAGGAGCAAAAGACCTGGTATTAATGCAGCTCAGGTCCAAGTTGTTGGCAAATAAGTGGGGAAGCTGAACGGGGCAAAGCGTAATTGCGGTTTTCCAAATTCCCTTTATATTTACCCAAACATCCATTCATCCATTTTCTTTTTTTTAGTTTCATGAAAACAGGAACCGTAAAATTCTATAATGAGTCGAAGGGCTACGGCTTCATTACAGAAGATGGCACGAAGGAAGACTTCTTCGTCCATGTAACCGGCCTTAACGGGGGCCAGATCCAACAGAATGACCGCGTGGAGTTTGACACGCAGGAAGGCCGCAAGGGTGTTAATGCGGTTAACGTAAAGAAGCTGTAGGCTTTCGGCCTTAATAGGTTTTTTGCTTTCTAGAAAGCCTCTCCCTTTGGAGAGGCTTTCTTTTTGCCTGCCAGCAAGCCCAACCGTAGAGCCTTATCTGCTGCTTTTGAGCCATCTTTACGGTTCCTACTTCTGGTGTATCTATGGCCCGTTCAACTCCCCGGCCGGTGGCAGCAGCGGGCAACGGGGGCGGCTGGCCACCCTTGCTGCGCCTGATCCGCTTTCCGAACCTGCTCATCATGGCCCTGTGCCTGGCCCTGGTGCAAACCTGCCTGCTGCGCCCCGCCGACCCGCTGGCAGCCCTGCTTTCGGTGCGCTTTATTTTGCTGGCCGTAGCCGCCCTCAGCGTAGCCGCCGCCGGCTACATCATCAATGATTACTACGACGTCAAGATTGACGTCATCAACCGGCCCGACCGGCTGGTGGTGGGGCGTGTGGTGAACCGGCGGCACGCCATGTTGGCTCATTTGCTGCTCTCGGGCCTGGGCGTGGGCCTGGCCGGGCTGTTGTCGCCGGTGCTGGGCGCCGTCAATATGGGCTCGGCCCTGCTGCTGTGGGGGTATTCGGCCCGGTTTAAGCGGCTGGCTTTGGTCGGCAACCTCAGCATCGCTTTACTTACGGCCGCCTTGGTGCTCTTGCCCGAGCTGCAGCTGCGCACCGGTCAAACCACGGTGTGGGTCTATGCCCTGGCCGCTTTCCTGCTGACCGTAGTGCGCGAAATTGTGAAGGACGTGGAAGATATGCGCGGCGATGCCGAGCATGACTGCCGCACGCTACCCATTGTGTGGGGCGTGGCCCGCACTAAGTGGGCTGTGGGCTTTTTTCTGCTGAATCTGGTCATTCTGGTGGTGGGCGGTGTGCTGCACAGCCTGCGCGAGCAGCACTGGCTGCTGGGTGGCTGGCTGCTGCTCACCGTACTGATACCGGCCTTCGGGCTGGGTCGCTACCTGGCCCGCGCCGACCGCCGCCGCGACTTCGCCCAGCTCAGCGCTTGGTGCAAGTGGATTATGCTGGCCGGTGTGCTGTCGATGGTACTTGTGCGGCTCTACTAAAACCGTAGGGGAGAAGGTTGCGTTAGGGTAGCTAGAGCAGCTGAACGGTAAGTGTTCAGCTTAGTTGCTATCCTTTTCTGCTTCAATTCCTTAGTATGCGCTTTCTATACCCGCTGCTGGCCCTGCAAGTGCTGGCCGCCGCTGCCCACGCCCAAACTGCTCCCGTCATTCCGGACATTGCCCTGCCGGAAGCTCCTGCCCCCATTGGTGCCGCGGTAGCGCCGGCCGTCAAGAACCCGGCCGACAAGCCCAACTTTATACCGGTGCCGGTGCTGTTTTACCAGCAGGAAACCGGTTTCGGCTACGGTGGGGCCATTTTGCCAGTGTGGCGCTTCGGCGAGGACAGCACCGTGCGCAAATCCAACGCCCGCCTGATTGCCTGGTATACCCAGAAAAAGCAGAGCACAATTCAGCTCACGCATACCGTTTTCACGCCCAACGAGAAGTTTTACTTCGCTGGTGAGCTGAGCCAGTATGACCTGTCGTTTTTCTACTATGGCCTAGGCAACAACACCAAATCCAGCGACGAATCGACTATTGGCTACAAGCTGTTCGTGTTTGATGAGAAGTTTATGCGGCGCATTACGGCTCACAACCTCTACGGCGGCTTGCGCTACCGCCTGACCAACACCAGCAAGGTGCGTGTCATTGAGGATATTAATGAAAACCGGCCGAGTCTGTTCCGCAACCTGCCCCAAAAAGAGCAGGAGGGGGGCATCGTATCGGGCCTGGGCCCCTCGCTGCTCTACGAAGGCCGCGACAATGTGCTGGCTACCTACCGCGGCATTTACATTGATGCCCACGCGCTGTTCACGGGCAAAGGCCTGGGCAGCGACTACACATTTCAGCGCTACCAGCTCGACTTGCGCTACTTCCGGCCGCTGTTGGGTTCCAACAACACGATTCTGGCGCTGCAATACCTGGGGCAATTTCATTCCGGCAGCGTCCCGTTCCGGGAGCTGGGCGGCCTGGGCGCTAACCTGGGCGGTTCGCAGTATAATAACGCCGGCCTGATGCGCGGCCTCTACGAAGCCCGCTTCCGGGGCCGGCAGATGATGACGGCTCAGGCCGAAGTGCGGCAGCATTTGTTCTGGCGCATCGACGGGGCGGCTTTCCTCGGCGCTGGTCAAGTGGGCGACAAAGTAGGCGAGTATAGCTTCGGCGACACCAAGCTGGCCGGCGGCGCGGGGCTGCGTTTCCGTTTCAACCGCCGCGACCGGCTCAACATCCGCCTCGATTACGCCGGCGGCACCGATACGGCCCCGAGCATTTATTTTGCCGTTGGCGAAGCTTTCTAAATAGCTTTCCGCCGGCTTTGGCTACTGGCAGCCCCGCTGAGGTTCTCGGCGGGGCTGCCGTGTTTTTGGCCCGGCCAAAACGGAGCATTTCGCAACTGCTGAGAAGTTGAAAGCAAGGTGTTTAGAATAGGATAATTTGTTGCTTATTTGGCAATCAGCCCCACCGCCTATTCTACTGCATGCGCCTTTTTTACTCCTGTTTATTGGGTAGTCTGCTGGCTACCCGTGCCTATTCGCAGACGCCTGCACCAGCTTCGGCGGCTATGCCCGAGCCAGCTGCGCCAGTAGCGGCCGTGACCAAACCGGCCAAGCCCAGCTTTCTACCCTTCCCGATTGTGTTTTCCCAGCCCGAAACTGGCGTTGGCTACGGGCTGGCCATGCTGCCAGTGTGGCGCTTTGGTCAGGATACCACTGCGCGCAAGTCTAACGCCCGCCTGGTAGTGTGGCGCACCCAAAACAACCAAAGTCTGGTGCAGCTGACCCACAACGTCTTCACACCGGGCGAAAAATTCCTGGTTAACGGCGAGCTGAGCTACTTTTACAAGTACCCCATCAACTACTACGGCTTTGGGCCCAACACCAGCCGCGACGACGAATCCACGATTGAGTATAAGCTCATCATCGTCAACCAGCGGGTGCTGCGGCAGGTGCGGCGCAACGTATTTGCCGGGCTGCAATACCGCCTAACCAACCTGCGCGACGTACAGGTGCGCAAGAACATTGACGAAGGCACGCCCCAGCAACGGCCCAGCCTGCTGCTACAGCGGCCCGGGGAAGAGTTGCAGGCCAGTACTGTAGCCTCCGGCGTAGGCCCGGCTTTCCTCTACGACGGCCGCGACAATATTCTGAGCGCCTACTCGGGTAACTACCTGGAACTCTCGGCCCTGTTCAACGGCCGCGCCCTGGGCAGCGACTTTCGTTTCACCCGCTACTTGCTCGATGCCCGTCACTACCAGCCGCTGGGGCGGAATAGTAAAACCATCCTGGCAACGCAGCTGGTGGGGCAGTTTCACAGCGGGCACGTCCCGTTTCGGGAGCTGGCCAACCTGGGCGGCGACAAAATTCTGCGGGGCTACTACGAAGGCCGCTACCGTGACCGGCAACTGGTGGCCTTGCAGGCCGAGCTACGTCGGCCTCTGTTCTGGCGCTTCAACGGAGCCATTTTCGGCAGCCTGGGCCAAGTCGGCAACACGGTGGGCGACCTGGGCCGCAACGAGCTGAAGGCCATTGGGGGGGCGGGTCTGCGCTTCAAGTACAACCGCCGCGACCGGCTCAACATCCGCTTCGACTATGGCCTGGCCCGCGACGGCTCGACGGGCTTTTACTTCAGCATCGGCGAGGCCTTCTAGGGGTTCGGGCTAACTAGCAGGGGAGGAGGCGCGTAGGAAAGACTTCACCTTTTCTCTGCGCTGTATGAACTCCTCCTACGCTTCCTATGCCTACGCCCTGCTCCGCATCGTGGTCGGCTTGCTTTTCGCCATGCACGGCAGTCAGAAGCTGTTGGGCTTTCCCGGCGACGGTTCGGGTATGCCCCTCGCGTCCTTGATGGGCGTGGCCGGTATTATCGAACTAGTGGGCGGACTGCTCATCATGCTGGGCTTGTTTACCCGCCCGGCGGCTTTTCTGGCCAGCGGCACTATGGCGGTGGCCTACTTCATGGCTCACTTTCCCAAGCATCCGCTGCCCATCATCAACGAGGGCGAGCTGGCCGTGGTGTACTGTTTTGTTTTCCTGTTTATAGCCGCCTACGGGTCCGGCATCTGGAGCCTCGACAGCCTGCGCACCAACCGTCCGGTAGCCGGAGCGGTGTAGTCGTGCACCCTGGCTGCTGGCTGGTCGATGAAAGCGGCGCGCCAGTCGAGGCAATGCGCGGGGCAGTCCATTGCGCGCACCTAAGGCCCGGCGTGGTAGTAAGTTTGGGCTTTTCAACCTTGGGCTGACCTGCATGGCTGCGTTTCCAATCCGGCGTTATCTGACGCCCTTAATCCACGTGTTGATGTGGGGCCTGTTTGGCCTGAGCCTAGTGCTGCTCAACCCACTGCTGGGTCGTTTTGAGCTGCCCTGGCAGTTTTGGGCCAAGCAAGCCTTGGTATTCGGTTTGTGGATTGTCGCGTTTTACCTGACAGCCTACGTGAGCGTGCCCCGCCTGCTGTTTCGCGGGCACGCGGGCTGGTTTGTGCTGGTAATCCTGCTTACGGCGGCTGTCGTGATGGCCTTGTCCCAGCTGGCCGAGTCGGCTCTAAACCTGCAGACGCTCATGGACCAGCATCTACGGCCGCCGGGTGGCTTTCGGGGCGGCGGAGGGGGCAATGGTGGCCCGTTTCGGCTCCGACCCCGCCGCTTCGATATGGTGGGGTTGCTTACGACGCTGCTCGTGCTGGGCATCAGTACCAGCGTGGCGGCGGTGCAGAAGTGGCAAACCGACACCGAGCGGCGGCAGGAACTGGAACAGCAGAAAGTGCATTCCGAGCTCAGCTTTCTGAAGGCCCAGATCAATCCGCACTTTTTCTTCAATACGCTCAACAACATCTACGCCCTAACGGTGGTCGACGCGGCGGCGGCCCGGCAGGCCATTCACACCCTCTCGCGCATGATGCGCTACGTGCTCTACGAAACGCCCGCCGACACGACTTCCTTGGTCAAGGAACTGGCCTTTGTGCAAGACTACGTGGCCCTGATGAAGCTGCGCCTGACCGAGCGGGTGCAGGTGGAGCTGGAGTGGCCCGAGCCCGTGCGCGACGTGCCTATTGCGCCCATGCTGCTTTTGCCCTACGTCGAAAATGCCTTTAAGCACGGGGTGAGTGCCACTCAGCCCAGCCGGATTCGAGTGGCCGTGCGCCAGGCCTCGGCCAACGTGCTGGAGCTGGAAGTGTGCAATACGCTCTTTGCCGCCAGCGCCACCAGCCTCGACGAGGGCAGCGGCATCGGGCTGGCCAACACGCAGCGCCGCCTCGATTTGCTCTATCCCGGCCGCTACGTGCTGCGGGTGGAAGCAACCACGCCGGAAGGCGAATTCTGCGTTTTCCTAACCTTGCACACCGTATGACTATCCTCAAATGCATTGCCGTCGATGATGAGCCCCTGGCTCTGGGCATGGTGGCTGCCTTCATCGAGCAAACGCCCTTTTTGCAGCTGGTAGGCAAGTATTCGAGCGGGGTAGAAGCCCTGCGTAGCCTGCACGAGCACCCCGACCTGGATTTGCTCTTTCTCGATATTCAGATGCCCGAGCTGACGGGCCTGGAGCTGGCCCGGGTGCTAGACCGCGGCACGCCCGGCACCGGTCCGCGCATTATTTTCACGACGGCCTTCAACCAGTATGCCCTTGACGGCTACCGCGTTGATGCTCTCGACTATTTGGTCAAGCCCTTCAGCTACGAGGAGTTTCTGCGGGCTGCTACCAAGGCCAAGGCCTACGCCGAGCATCACCAGGCACCGGCTCCTGCTGCGCCGCCAGCCGCCGCCGAGGACGATTTTATCTTTCTGAAAGTGGAATATGAGCTGATTCGGGTGGCTCTGGACGATATTCTCTACGTGGAAGGACTCAAGGATTACGTGAAAGTACATTTGCGCAGTGCGCCCCGGCCGTTACTTTCCCTAATGAGCCTCAAGGCCATGGAGGAGAAGCTGCCGGCTCGCCGGTTTTTGCGCATTCACCGCTCGTTTATCGTGGCCCTCGACAAGATTGAGGCCGTGCGCCGCAACACCGTCCAGATTGGCCCCGCTACGCTGGCCGTCAGTGACCAGTATAAGGAGGCCTTTATGCAGTTTATGAGCCGCTGGACCTGATTCTTGAATAGGATTTTCGTCCGGTTGCAAGCCCGGCTGCCCGTGTGGTGGCCGGGCTTTTTTATGCCTAAAGCAGCGGGCAAAACAGGTTGTAAAACCTTCGACAAGCGCGAAGCTCAGCCGACGAAATCGGGCGGTTGGTCTAGGAACTTAGGGCGGTGGCCGAGTGCGGTGGCAGCCCGGTTTGGTCAGCGCCTAGGTTTGCCCCGGTGAGTGAATAAAAGCGAAAAGAAGGTCGGGCGCTGCAACGCTCCGGCCTTCTGGAGGCTCCTCCTGCTACATATCAACCAACTGTCTGCTGCTTACTTTATGAAAAAACTACTCTCGCTGGCCCTGCTCTTGGCCCTGGCGCTGGGCCTGGGTTCCTGCTCCAAAGACGACGACGCTACTGCAGACGTGCTGGGTACTTGGACCAGCCGCTCCCAGTTTGAGGGCCTGGCCCGCAACTCGGCCGTCAGCTTCACCATCGGCGACAAAGCCTACGTGGGTTTGGGTACCGACGGCATCGACAAGTTCACCGACTTTTGGGAATACAACCGCACGACCAACACCTGGCGGCAGCGGGCCGACTTCCCCGGCGTGGGCCGCTACCTGGCCGTGGGCTTTGCTGCCGATGGCAAAGGCTACGTGGGCACCGGCTACGACGGGGTGAACCGGCTCAGGGACTTTTGGCAGTACGACCCCAGCACCGACCAGTGGACCCGCAAGGCCGATTTCGGCGGCTCGGCCCGCTACAACGCCGCGGCCATGACTATCAATGGCAAAGGCTACGTGGGCACGGGCTACGACGGCAACGCCAAGAAAGACTTCTGGCAGTACGACCCCGCTACCGACACCTGGACCCAGAAACCCAGCTTCGGCGGCAATAAGCGTATGGGGGCCACGGCCTTCAGCATCGGCAATACCGGCTACCTGCTGCTGGGCGCCGACAACGGCATCTTCCAGACCGATATCTGGTCGTATGACCCCGGCACTGAGCTCTGGACCCAGCACAAGGACCTTGTGTACCACGACGACAGCAACGACGACCTGGACTACGACTACAGCGCCCTGCCTCGCCAGAATGCCGCTAGCTTCGTGATTGGCGAGAAAGGCTATGTGGCCCTGGGCGCCAATGCCGGCAATAAAACCGACTGCTGGGAATACAATCCCAGTGCTGATACCTGGACGGTTAAAACCGCCTTTGCCGGCGCTGGCCGCACCTATCCGGTGGGTTTTGCCCTCGGCGACCGGGGCTACGTAAGCCTGGGCAACTCGGGCAGTACCCGCCTCGACGACACCTGGGAACTGGCCCCCGATGCCAAAAATGAGTAAGCTGCGTTTTTACGGCCTCGTTTGGCAGTTGCTGCCCCGGGCCCTGCCTATGCTGCTGGCCCTGCTGGGTGCCTGCACCGACCCCGACGACCTGGGCGAGGAGCTACCCAGCCCCAACCCGGTAGCCCTGGACGCAGCCTACACGGATACCATCACGGTGCGGGCCAGCACGGTGCTCACCGACTCGGTAGCTTCGGCCACCACCAGCTACCTGCTGCTGGGCCGCTACCACGACCCGCTCCTGGGTACCATTACGGGCCGGAGTTATTTGCAGACGGGCATTACGGCGGCCTTCACGCCCGACCCGGCCCTGCGCTACGACTCGCTGGTGCTGGTGCTCACCGCCGATACCTACCGCTACGGCGATACCACCCGTACCCAGCAGCTGGAAGTACACCGGCTGGAGCAGGCCTTTCAGGTCAACAAAACGTACTTCGCCAACGACGCTCTGCCGTACGCGGCCCCGGTGCTGGGCCGCCGCTCCTTCCGGGCCCGCGCGGGCCTGGGTAAGTTGCGGGTGCGCCTCGATAATAGCCTGGGGCAGGAGTTGTGGCAGGCCGGGCAGAACAGCCAGCTGACCACGCTGGGGGAGCTGCAAAGCCGCCTGCCGGGCTTGGTACTCACGCCCGGCTCCACCGACGACGCGGCCCTGGTACGCTGGAGCGCCGCTACCGAGGCCTGCGCCCTGCTCCTGTATTATCACGACCCGGTCGCGCCCACCGAGGCCCTGAGCTACCCCATCAACCTGGCCGGCGACTTCACCCACTTCTTCCAGCTTCAGGCCGACCGCACCGGTACCAAGCTGGCCGCCCTGACGGGTATCCGGCAGAGTATCGGTAGCGCCGCTACGGAGGAGGAAGTCTTTATTCAGGCCGGGTTAGGGCTCAAAACCAAGCTGGAGTTTCCTTACCTAACCCAACTCAAAGAGCTGGGCGGCACCATCGTCATTAACTCGGCCCAGCTGACGATAGAAACGGTGAGCAATGCCGAAAACCGGTTCTGGCCGCCGCCCGCCACCCTCTATGCCCGCCTCACCGACCGCGCCAACCGCAACGGGGCCTACTTTCTGACCAGCGACGGGGCGTTGGTAGCTTTGGCCTATCAGCGGGGCGTGTCGGAGCGCACCGGCCTCGACCAAGGCCGTTACACCCTGGGGATGAGCGCCTACGTGCAGAACGTGCTGCGCGGCACGCTGCTCAATCAGGGTATCCTGCTAGGGCCCGAAAGCGTGGCGGCCCCTGAGCGCACGGTACTGGGCAGCGCCCAAAATGCCACTCACCCGCTGCGCCTACGCGTGTATTACACCCGCGTCGCGCGCTAATTGATTTCGTTCGCCCTGCCGCCTGCTGCCATTGGCGGCAGAAGGCCCGGGAAGGCATTTGCGCCGGTGCAGATGCCTTCCCGGGCCTTTTGCATATACCCTGCACCGGTGCAGCCAGCGTCGGGCCAGGGCTGAAGGCTATTGCCCGCAGGACAAACAAATACCCGGCGGTAAGCAAAGTATGTATAGCCGTGGCTTCAATAGCCAAGGAGAGCAAACAAGGGAATTATGCAGCCTTAGCAAAAGACAGGCGGCTACCGGCGGGCTTCCTGGGCGGGAAAAGCGGCGGGTAAGAGGCAAAAGCAGCATTGGTAAGCTGGTTTCGGTCGGCTGAATCGGGGCGGCGGCCGATGGAAGCGGGGCTTCTGCCGACGAAAGCGCGGCGGCCGGGCAAGGGGCCTGGAGGTGGCACTCAGCTTGCAAAGAGGGAATCAAGCGCTTGAAACAAACTTTTCACCGGCTTGCCCTCCACCTGACTAGGCGCGGCAGTCTTCCCTTTCCACTGCTACTTTTCTTCCCGCAACATGAAAACTTCCCTGCTTTCCCTGGCCGCCGCTTTTGCCCTGCTGGCTTCAGCCAACTCCTTTGCCGCTGCGCCTGCTCCCGCCGCTGACTGGAAAAATGACCGCCGCGAAGACGACCGCCGCAACGACCGCAACGACCGAGACTTCAACTACGGCTACGACCGCAACCACCGCGTGACGCCTGCGGAGCGGGCCCGCTGGGAAGCTGACCACCGTAACGATGCCAACCGCTCAAACAAACTGAGTTCGGCCGAGCGGGCCCGCCTGGAGCGGGAGCGCCTCGATACGCAGCGTCGACTCGAAGCCCAGCGCCGCCTGGAAGAAGAGCGCCGCCGCAACGACCGCAACGACCGGGATTTTAACTACGGCTACGACCGCAGTCACCGCGTGACGGCCGCCGAGCGGGCTCGCTGGGAAGCGCAGCACCGCAACGACAACCGCTACGATGGTCGCCGCTAAGTGCCGCCATTAAACTCTCCTCTGGCTCTGCCATCAAAGACACGACAATCCTTATTAAATCCCTTCTTCGATGAAACTTCCCCTGCTTCCCCTGCTGGCCGCTTTTGCCCTCACCATTGGCACTGCCGCCGCCCAAACTACAACCACTGCTCCGGCCACCAGAGGCCGCGGCGACATGCACCAGCAGGCCTCGCCTGAAGAGCGCGCCACGCGGCAGAGCGAGCAGCTCACCAAGCAACTGGGCCTCAGTACCGACCAAACCAGCCGCATCAAGCAGATCCTGCTGACCCGTGAGCAGGAGCGCCAGGCCCTGCGCGGTCAGGGCCGCCCGGCAGGCGCCACCCGTGAGCAGATGGGCGCTCAGCTGAAGGCCAACCGCGACAAGTACGAGGCTCAGTTCAAAGAAGTGCTGACCGCCGACCAGTACGCTAAGTTCACCCAAATGCAGCAGGACCGCATGCAGCGCGGCGGCCGTGGTCGGGGGCAGGACGGTGCTCAGGTCGATAAAGTAAAAGCTAAAAAAGGTAAAGTAAAGGTGAAAGCCACCGAAAGCTAAGCCGCTTTTTCCGCCGCTCAACAAGCCCTGACCCGCTCGTGGTCGGGGCTTTTTTTGTGCGCTGCTCACCACTGGATAAGCCGAGGCAGGTCGGGAACAACTCACGCGTAGTGCGTACGGCGGAGCTGCTACGGATGTGTGGGCATAACAATTCGGTAACACGGCTGGTTGGCTCGGCGAAGGCAGCGGGGTTACCTTCGCGCCGTCAATCGTTCAGACCAAAAACCTTTCTTGCTATGTCGCAGCCCATTCGCTCCGCCCTCGTTTCCGTCTATTACAAAGACCGTCTGGAGCCGCTGGTGGCGCTTTTGAAAGAGCACGGCGTGAAGCTGTACTCCACGGGCGGCACCCTGAAATTCATCCAGGAGCTGGGCGCCGAGGTAACGGCCGTGGAAAGCCTGACCGGCTTCCCGGAAGTATTTGGCGGCCGAGTCAAAACCCTGCACCCCAAAGTATTCGGCGGCATTCTGCACCGCCGCCACGAGGCCAGTGACCTGGAGCAGGCCGAGCAGCACGACATTCCGCCCATCGACCTGGTGATTGTGGATCTGTACCCCTTCGAGGAAACCGTGGCCTCGGGTGCCGACGAAGCCGACGTCATCGAGAAAATCGACATCGGCGGCATTTCCCTGCTGCGGGCCGCGGCCAAAAACTACCGCGACGTGCTGGTCGTCAGCAGCCGCAACCAGTACGAGGCCGTAACCGAGCTGCTGCGCGAAAAGAACGGAGCCACCGATTTGGAGGACCGCCGCCACTACGCAGCCGCCGCTTTCGAGGCCACTTCCCACTACGACACCCACATTTTCAACTACCTCAGCCAGGGTACCGCCATCGACGGTACGGCGCTGAAAGTAAGCCAGAAGCCCGCTACCAGCCTGCGCTACGGCGAAAACCCCCACCAGGCCGGCACCTTCTACGGCGACTTGTCGGCCCTGTTCGACCAGCTCCACGGCAAGCAGCTCAGCTACAACAACCTCGTCGATGTGGACGCGGCAGTGCTGCTCATGCAGGAATTCCAGGACGGGCAGCCCGCCTGCGCTATCCTCAAGCACACCAACGCCTGCGGGGTAGCTCAGGCCGAAACCTTGCACGCGGCTTACCTCAATGCCCTGGCCTGTGACCCAGTATCCGCTTTCGGCGGCGTGATTATCGTCAATAAGCCCGTGGATGCGGCTACGGCTGAGGAGCTCAACAAGCTGTTCTTCGAAGTGCTGATTGCCCCCGAGTTTGAGGCCGAAGCCCTGCCGATTCTGCAAAGCAAGAAAAACCGCATCCTACTTCGCCAGAAGCCGGTGGAATTTCCCAAGAAGCAGGTAAAAACCCTGCTCAACGGCGTCATTGAGCAGGACTTCGACCGGCAGACCGAAACCGCCGCCGACTTCAAAGTGGTAACGCAGTCGGCGCCCACGGCTGAGGAAACGGAAGCCCTGGTCTTCGCGGCCAAGGTTTGCAAGCACACCAAGAGTAATACCATCGTGCTGGCCCGGGCCGGGCAGCTGCTGGCCTCTGGTGTGGGCCAGACCTCGCGCGTGGATGCCCTGCGCCAGGCTATTGAGAAAGCTAAGTCCTTCGGCTTCGACTTACAGGGCGCCGTTATGGCCTCCGACGCCTTTTTCCCCTTCCCCGACTGCGTCGAA
Above is a genomic segment from Hymenobacter cellulosivorans containing:
- the purH gene encoding bifunctional phosphoribosylaminoimidazolecarboxamide formyltransferase/IMP cyclohydrolase — encoded protein: MSQPIRSALVSVYYKDRLEPLVALLKEHGVKLYSTGGTLKFIQELGAEVTAVESLTGFPEVFGGRVKTLHPKVFGGILHRRHEASDLEQAEQHDIPPIDLVIVDLYPFEETVASGADEADVIEKIDIGGISLLRAAAKNYRDVLVVSSRNQYEAVTELLREKNGATDLEDRRHYAAAAFEATSHYDTHIFNYLSQGTAIDGTALKVSQKPATSLRYGENPHQAGTFYGDLSALFDQLHGKQLSYNNLVDVDAAVLLMQEFQDGQPACAILKHTNACGVAQAETLHAAYLNALACDPVSAFGGVIIVNKPVDAATAEELNKLFFEVLIAPEFEAEALPILQSKKNRILLRQKPVEFPKKQVKTLLNGVIEQDFDRQTETAADFKVVTQSAPTAEETEALVFAAKVCKHTKSNTIVLARAGQLLASGVGQTSRVDALRQAIEKAKSFGFDLQGAVMASDAFFPFPDCVEIAGAAGIRAVVQPGGSIKDADSIAACDQLGMAMVMTGVRHFKH